The Nocardioides panzhihuensis genome has a segment encoding these proteins:
- a CDS encoding DUF742 domain-containing protein → MSSNPWVRPYVLTGGRTQTNHQLYVHTLISASHFDARAASKLTPESRRLYDRVRLGPQSVAELSAHCGISLGVTRVLLEDLASTEHLQINEGAYDSPFDHRLLKRVIDGLSELG, encoded by the coding sequence GTGAGTTCCAATCCGTGGGTACGGCCTTATGTGCTCACCGGCGGCCGGACCCAGACCAACCACCAGCTGTACGTGCACACGCTGATCTCGGCGTCGCACTTCGATGCGCGAGCGGCGTCCAAGCTGACGCCAGAGTCGCGCCGGCTCTACGACCGTGTACGTCTCGGGCCACAGTCGGTCGCGGAGCTGTCCGCGCATTGCGGGATCTCACTCGGGGTGACTCGCGTGCTGCTCGAGGACCTTGCCTCGACCGAGCACCTGCAGATCAATGAGGGGGCTTACGACTCCCCGTTCGACCACCGTCTGTTGAAGAGAGTTATCGATGGCCTTTCCGAGCTCGGCTGA
- the rplO gene encoding 50S ribosomal protein L15, which yields MALKVHNLAPAPGSKKAKTRVGRGEASKGKTAGRGTKGTKARYQVPAAFEGGQTPMHMRLPKLKGFKNPFKVEFQVVNLDKLNELFPEGGTVTPETLIEKGAVRKNLPVKVLGQGDLTVKVEVSANAFSGTAKEKIEAAGGTVTVL from the coding sequence ATGGCACTCAAGGTGCACAACCTGGCGCCGGCTCCCGGCTCCAAGAAGGCCAAGACCCGTGTAGGTCGTGGTGAGGCGTCCAAGGGTAAGACCGCGGGTCGCGGCACCAAGGGCACCAAGGCCCGCTACCAGGTCCCGGCTGCCTTTGAGGGCGGCCAGACCCCGATGCACATGCGGCTCCCCAAGCTGAAGGGGTTCAAGAACCCGTTCAAGGTGGAGTTCCAGGTCGTCAACCTCGACAAGCTCAACGAGCTGTTCCCGGAGGGTGGCACCGTCACCCCCGAGACGCTCATCGAGAAGGGCGCGGTTCGCAAGAACCTCCCCGTCAAGGTTCTGGGTCAGGGCGACCTGACCGTCAAGGTCGAGGTCAGCGCCAACGCCTTCTCCGGCACTGCCAAGGAGAAGATCGAGGCTGCTGGCGGAACTGTCACGGTTCTCTGA
- a CDS encoding adenylate kinase has protein sequence MRLIIMGPPGAGKGTQAKFIAEHFGIPAISTGNILRANVDAGTPLGVEADSYMSKGEYVPDSVMNLMVRNRIDEPDAAKGFLLDGYPRTLAQVEELDGMIRFTGHALDAVVVLTVDKDEIVQRLLQRAELEGRSDDTEEVIRRRQEVYLEETAPLIEVYKGRGLVHEIDGMGDVDDVTKRIFDELDIVPES, from the coding sequence ATGAGACTGATCATCATGGGCCCGCCGGGTGCCGGTAAGGGCACCCAGGCGAAGTTCATCGCCGAGCACTTCGGCATCCCCGCGATCTCGACCGGAAACATCCTCCGGGCGAACGTAGACGCAGGGACGCCGCTCGGGGTCGAGGCCGACTCGTACATGAGCAAGGGCGAGTACGTCCCGGACTCGGTGATGAACCTGATGGTTCGCAACCGCATCGACGAGCCCGACGCAGCCAAAGGGTTCCTGCTCGACGGATACCCGCGCACGCTCGCGCAGGTCGAGGAGCTCGACGGGATGATCAGGTTCACCGGCCACGCGCTGGACGCTGTGGTCGTGCTGACGGTCGACAAGGACGAGATCGTGCAGCGGCTGCTGCAGCGTGCTGAGCTCGAAGGTCGCTCCGACGACACCGAAGAGGTCATCCGCCGCCGCCAGGAGGTCTACCTCGAGGAGACCGCGCCGCTGATCGAGGTCTACAAGGGCCGTGGCCTGGTCCACGAGATCGACGGCATGGGCGACGTCGACGATGTCACCAAGCGGATCTTCGATGAGCTCGACATCGTTCCTGAGTCCTGA
- a CDS encoding GTP-binding protein — translation MAFPSSADRQSLTVTSAKLVIAGGFGVGKSTLVASVSEIPPVNTEAWMTQAGEAVDPLSASSAKTTTTVAMDFGRVTLAPDLLLYLFGTPGQPRFWPMWDDLCRGASGAVVLVDTRQLDASFPAINYFENDSDVPFVVAVNLFDGKLTHSLEKVRDALCLDEKTPLVTVDARDRRSTAKTLVACLAHTMKTTPTRA, via the coding sequence ATGGCCTTTCCGAGCTCGGCTGACCGCCAGTCGCTGACCGTCACCTCTGCCAAGCTCGTGATCGCAGGAGGTTTCGGCGTCGGGAAGTCGACCCTGGTCGCGTCCGTCTCCGAGATCCCGCCGGTGAACACCGAGGCCTGGATGACGCAGGCCGGCGAGGCGGTGGATCCGCTCTCGGCCTCGAGCGCCAAGACGACCACGACGGTCGCGATGGACTTCGGCCGGGTCACCCTCGCCCCAGATCTGCTGCTCTACCTGTTCGGCACGCCGGGTCAGCCCCGGTTCTGGCCGATGTGGGACGACCTGTGTCGTGGCGCCAGCGGTGCCGTCGTGCTCGTCGACACCCGTCAGCTCGATGCGTCGTTCCCCGCGATCAACTACTTCGAGAACGACTCCGACGTCCCGTTCGTCGTTGCGGTGAACCTGTTCGACGGAAAGCTCACCCATTCCTTGGAGAAGGTGCGCGACGCGCTCTGCCTCGACGAGAAGACGCCGCTGGTGACCGTGGATGCCCGCGACCGCAGGTCCACGGCCAAGACGCTGGTCGCCTGCCTGGCGCACACGATGAAAACCACCCCCACCCGCGCCTGA
- the map gene encoding type I methionyl aminopeptidase, translating to MGFLNKVQIKTPEQIEKMRTAGLVVGETLEVLRAAARPGVTLLELDAIAEDSIRSRGGVPSFKGYHGFPGSICASVDEVVVHGIPGSRELKDGDIISIDCGAIVDGWHGDAAITVAMGSVSDEVSELMRVTEEAMWHGIAAARLGGRVTDISHAIETYVDSQGDYGILEEFSGHGIGSEMHMEPSVFNYGKPGKGAKLQRGIALAIEPMLTLGGPEVTTLEDDWTVVTDDGSWAAHFEHTFALTADGAWVLTALDGGEEMLGKLGVPWGGH from the coding sequence GTGGGCTTCTTGAACAAGGTCCAGATCAAGACCCCTGAGCAGATCGAGAAGATGCGTACGGCCGGCCTCGTGGTCGGCGAGACGCTCGAGGTGCTCCGGGCCGCTGCGCGGCCCGGAGTCACCCTTCTCGAGCTCGACGCCATCGCCGAGGACTCGATCCGGTCCCGGGGTGGCGTCCCGTCGTTCAAGGGCTACCACGGATTCCCGGGCTCGATCTGCGCCTCGGTCGACGAGGTCGTGGTCCACGGCATCCCCGGATCCCGGGAGCTGAAGGACGGCGACATCATCTCCATCGACTGCGGCGCCATCGTCGACGGCTGGCACGGCGACGCCGCGATCACGGTGGCCATGGGATCGGTCTCCGACGAGGTCTCCGAGCTGATGCGGGTCACCGAGGAGGCCATGTGGCACGGCATCGCCGCCGCCCGCCTCGGCGGCCGGGTCACCGACATCTCGCACGCCATCGAGACCTATGTCGACTCCCAGGGTGACTACGGCATCCTCGAGGAGTTCAGCGGCCACGGCATCGGCAGCGAGATGCACATGGAGCCGTCGGTGTTCAACTACGGCAAGCCGGGCAAGGGCGCCAAGTTGCAGCGCGGCATCGCGCTGGCCATCGAGCCGATGCTCACCCTGGGTGGACCCGAGGTCACCACCCTCGAGGACGACTGGACCGTAGTCACCGACGACGGATCCTGGGCCGCCCACTTCGAGCACACCTTCGCGCTCACCGCCGACGGCGCCTGGGTGCTCACCGCACTCGACGGCGGCGAGGAGATGCTCGGCAAGCTCGGCGTCCCCTGGGGCGGTCACTGA
- a CDS encoding 4'-phosphopantetheinyl transferase family protein, which produces MTEIVRFAPVDEIAADLGLLTAAERARHQRLVAEADQEAYAAAHVLVRECAAELLGLAREAIVIEQRCARCGSTEHGAPSVAGPAWTTVQVSLSHARGQVAAVAATRRCGIDVERVVRGPDRALSPREAAWVSGQPDAAYAFTRLWVRKEALVKAGHGSMAAAQRLDVLAEEGPMDQFGDVRITQWEGPGFLGAVAICADMRTEN; this is translated from the coding sequence ATGACTGAGATCGTGCGCTTCGCGCCGGTGGACGAGATCGCCGCCGATCTCGGGTTGCTGACCGCCGCGGAGCGAGCCCGCCACCAGCGCCTGGTGGCCGAGGCGGACCAAGAGGCGTACGCAGCAGCGCACGTTCTCGTCCGCGAGTGCGCAGCGGAGCTGCTGGGCCTCGCCCGCGAGGCCATCGTGATCGAGCAGCGCTGCGCTCGATGCGGAAGCACCGAGCACGGCGCGCCGTCCGTAGCCGGTCCGGCGTGGACGACGGTCCAGGTGAGCCTCAGCCACGCCCGCGGGCAGGTCGCCGCGGTCGCCGCCACCCGTCGGTGCGGCATCGACGTGGAGAGAGTCGTGCGCGGGCCCGACCGGGCGCTCTCGCCGCGCGAGGCGGCCTGGGTGTCGGGGCAGCCGGACGCTGCGTACGCGTTCACGCGGTTGTGGGTGCGCAAGGAGGCGTTGGTGAAGGCCGGCCACGGCAGCATGGCGGCGGCACAGCGCCTCGATGTTCTCGCCGAGGAGGGCCCGATGGACCAGTTCGGCGACGTCCGGATCACCCAGTGGGAGGGCCCCGGATTTCTCGGCGCCGTCGCGATCTGTGCCGACATGCGGACCGAAAACTGA
- a CDS encoding styrene monooxygenase/indole monooxygenase family protein, whose amino-acid sequence MRKILIVGAGQAGMQLALSLQIEGYEVTVMSARTPDELRDGWPMSTQVMFEPALAYERAYDLNLWEDEAPRIPAVGISVSPEPGVRALKFDGPWQPYAMSVDQRLKMSSWLELFEDRGGRIIYHPVMTSDLAGLAPMYDLTLIAAGKGEIVDLFDRDPVRSKYTSPGRTLSAIYLQGWVEPDDFPAGSMRINVAPGVGELFVIPALTSAGPSRVAFVEAVPDGPFDCFWDRPRPDEHLRRLQHLMLEHMPWEGELMRECVPTDARASLSGSFTGMIRKPYAEVADGTYVFGMGDVVVVNDPIAGQGSNNAAHCAGIYTKAIVERGDQPFDPEWMQATFETFWETRAQHSTGMTDALLNPLPEHVQQVLGAATQHQTVADRFTRLFPHPEDLGPFLGDPEAAMAYLAEVAEADAAARA is encoded by the coding sequence TTGCGCAAGATCTTGATCGTCGGCGCCGGACAGGCGGGCATGCAGCTCGCCCTCAGCCTCCAGATCGAGGGCTATGAGGTGACGGTCATGTCCGCGCGTACGCCCGACGAGCTGCGCGACGGCTGGCCGATGTCGACGCAGGTCATGTTCGAGCCCGCCCTGGCCTACGAGCGTGCCTACGACCTGAACCTCTGGGAGGACGAGGCACCGCGCATCCCCGCGGTCGGCATCTCGGTCAGCCCGGAGCCCGGGGTTCGGGCACTGAAGTTCGACGGACCGTGGCAGCCGTACGCCATGTCCGTCGACCAGCGGTTGAAGATGTCCAGCTGGCTGGAGCTGTTCGAGGACCGCGGCGGCCGGATCATCTACCACCCCGTGATGACCTCCGACCTGGCCGGCCTGGCGCCGATGTACGACCTGACCCTCATCGCCGCCGGCAAGGGCGAGATCGTCGACCTCTTCGACCGTGACCCCGTCCGTTCCAAGTACACCAGCCCCGGCCGTACGCTCTCGGCGATCTATCTCCAAGGCTGGGTCGAGCCGGACGACTTCCCGGCCGGGAGCATGCGGATCAACGTCGCGCCCGGTGTGGGGGAGCTGTTCGTGATCCCCGCCCTGACCAGCGCCGGGCCGAGCCGGGTCGCGTTCGTCGAGGCGGTCCCGGACGGCCCCTTCGACTGCTTCTGGGACCGCCCACGTCCCGACGAGCACCTGCGCCGCCTCCAGCACCTGATGCTCGAGCACATGCCGTGGGAGGGCGAGCTGATGCGTGAGTGCGTGCCCACCGACGCCCGCGCCTCGCTCTCGGGCTCCTTCACCGGCATGATCCGCAAGCCGTACGCCGAGGTCGCCGACGGCACCTACGTCTTCGGCATGGGCGACGTCGTCGTCGTCAACGACCCGATCGCGGGTCAGGGCTCCAACAACGCCGCCCACTGTGCCGGGATCTACACCAAGGCGATCGTCGAGCGTGGCGACCAGCCGTTCGACCCGGAGTGGATGCAGGCGACCTTCGAGACCTTCTGGGAGACCCGCGCGCAGCACTCGACCGGCATGACCGACGCGCTGCTCAACCCGCTGCCCGAGCACGTGCAGCAGGTGCTCGGCGCGGCCACCCAGCACCAGACGGTGGCGGACCGGTTCACCCGGCTGTTCCCGCACCCCGAGGATCTCGGACCGTTCCTCGGCGACCCGGAGGCGGCGATGGCGTACCTCGCGGAGGTCGCGGAAGCGGACGCAGCCGCCCGGGCTTGA
- a CDS encoding MsnO8 family LLM class oxidoreductase — MKLSVLDLVPVRKDQSSADALAATLSLAKVADELGFERYWLAEHHNMPAVGSTNPPVLISLVAGATERIRVGSGGVMLPNHAPLVVAEQFALLEAAFPGRIDLGIGRAPGTDPVTSWALRHGAGGVTDDAVNRFPEYLDNIVSMMAPEGVGLMAGGRQHVLHATPSAATVAELWLLGSSDYSARLAAEKGLPYVFAHHFAGNGTDTKAMIDLYRSTFQPSELLREPKTFLTVNASVAETAEEADRRALPQLLTMLKLRTGQPLTAQPSIDEAEKTEIPEAHQGLVDTMRSRWIIGSAEYAKARLAGMADEYGVDEVMVNPVGSAYEGTDPRTAPAREETLRLLAS, encoded by the coding sequence GTGAAGCTGAGCGTTCTCGACCTGGTCCCGGTCCGCAAGGACCAGTCCTCCGCAGATGCCCTGGCCGCGACACTGTCGTTGGCCAAGGTCGCCGACGAGCTGGGATTCGAGCGCTACTGGCTCGCCGAGCACCACAACATGCCGGCGGTCGGGTCGACCAACCCGCCGGTGCTGATCTCGCTGGTGGCCGGCGCGACCGAGCGCATCCGAGTCGGCTCCGGCGGCGTGATGCTGCCCAACCACGCGCCGTTGGTCGTGGCCGAGCAGTTCGCGCTGCTCGAGGCGGCGTTCCCCGGGCGGATCGACCTCGGCATCGGCCGTGCGCCGGGCACCGACCCGGTCACCTCCTGGGCGCTCCGTCACGGCGCCGGGGGAGTGACCGACGACGCGGTGAACCGGTTCCCGGAGTACCTCGACAACATCGTCTCCATGATGGCGCCCGAGGGCGTCGGGCTGATGGCCGGCGGTCGCCAGCACGTCCTGCACGCGACCCCGTCGGCAGCGACGGTCGCCGAGCTCTGGCTGCTCGGCTCCTCGGACTACTCGGCGCGCCTGGCCGCCGAGAAGGGGCTGCCCTACGTCTTCGCGCACCACTTCGCGGGCAACGGCACCGACACCAAGGCGATGATCGACCTCTACCGGTCGACGTTCCAGCCCTCTGAGCTCCTCCGTGAGCCGAAGACGTTCCTCACGGTGAACGCGAGCGTGGCAGAGACCGCGGAGGAGGCCGACCGCCGGGCCCTGCCGCAGCTGCTGACCATGCTGAAGCTGCGTACGGGCCAGCCGCTGACCGCGCAGCCCAGCATCGACGAGGCCGAGAAGACCGAGATCCCCGAGGCCCACCAGGGGCTCGTCGACACCATGCGCAGCCGCTGGATCATCGGCTCCGCCGAGTATGCGAAGGCGCGCCTGGCCGGCATGGCCGACGAGTACGGCGTGGACGAGGTCATGGTGAACCCTGTCGGATCTGCCTACGAGGGAACGGATCCGCGCACTGCGCCGGCCCGTGAGGAGACCCTGCGCCTGCTGGCGAGCTGA
- a CDS encoding enterochelin esterase domain-containing protein gives MSTQLRRPMAARPNPSARTRSAIIDRLSPEDIEMFWDQIATSLPLIEETGADGADDEVVVTFCWRDDEAEEVFLFANRLSDERHLDETMLERKAGTDLWHASFLMKADWRASYSFLCKHPDELAPWESEGQVELRAVLHRGYLDPLNPDWCHNRQGIKQSVVSLPDAPLQPWLHRRDDVVPGTVTLEAGPDGRDVWLYDPAGAGLNVDLPLVVALDGEIWTDHHSLPTTLDNLIADGHLRHVRCVLPASGGRDKRWEELAGGEGADYIVNQLLPWVRERRAVTEETYVVGQSLGGVTALRAGLTYPGHIHGVASQSASLWLDDLADAVTPEAKTRVHLAHGTQEWVLDELHHDLVDRLRAAGIDVTSAEHNGGHDYAWWRSAVADGLRALLPPE, from the coding sequence ATGAGTACGCAGTTGCGACGACCCATGGCGGCGCGACCCAATCCATCAGCACGGACGCGAAGCGCGATCATCGACCGACTCAGTCCTGAGGACATCGAGATGTTCTGGGACCAGATCGCCACCTCGCTCCCGCTCATCGAGGAGACCGGCGCCGACGGCGCGGACGACGAGGTCGTCGTCACCTTCTGCTGGCGCGACGACGAGGCCGAGGAGGTGTTCCTCTTCGCCAACCGGCTCTCTGACGAGCGCCATCTCGACGAGACGATGCTCGAGCGCAAGGCAGGCACCGACCTGTGGCACGCCTCATTCCTGATGAAGGCCGACTGGCGCGCCTCCTACTCCTTCCTGTGCAAGCATCCCGACGAGCTGGCCCCGTGGGAGAGCGAGGGGCAGGTCGAGCTCCGTGCCGTGCTGCACCGCGGCTACCTCGACCCGCTCAACCCCGACTGGTGCCACAACCGGCAGGGCATCAAGCAGTCGGTCGTCTCGCTGCCCGACGCTCCGCTGCAGCCGTGGCTGCACCGCCGCGATGACGTCGTCCCCGGAACCGTCACGCTGGAGGCGGGCCCGGACGGGCGTGACGTCTGGCTCTACGACCCGGCCGGCGCCGGGCTCAACGTCGACCTGCCGCTCGTGGTCGCGCTCGACGGCGAGATCTGGACCGACCACCATTCGTTGCCGACCACGCTCGACAACCTGATCGCCGACGGCCATCTCCGCCACGTCCGCTGCGTCCTGCCCGCCTCCGGCGGCCGCGACAAGCGCTGGGAGGAGCTGGCCGGTGGCGAGGGTGCCGACTACATCGTCAACCAGCTGCTGCCGTGGGTGCGCGAGCGTCGCGCGGTGACCGAGGAGACGTACGTCGTGGGCCAGAGCCTCGGTGGCGTGACCGCGCTGCGGGCCGGACTGACCTATCCCGGCCACATTCACGGTGTCGCCAGCCAGTCGGCCTCGCTGTGGCTCGACGACCTCGCCGACGCCGTCACGCCGGAGGCGAAGACCCGCGTGCACCTGGCGCACGGCACCCAGGAGTGGGTCCTCGACGAGCTCCACCACGACCTCGTCGACCGTCTCCGGGCGGCCGGGATCGACGTCACCTCCGCGGAGCACAACGGCGGTCACGACTACGCCTGGTGGCGCTCAGCCGTCGCCGACGGACTCCGCGCTCTGCTGCCTCCGGAATAA
- the secY gene encoding preprotein translocase subunit SecY, whose protein sequence is MLGAFASAFRTPDLRKKLLFVLLIVVIFRAGSQIPAPGVHVANVQQCLDAAQTGDSAGLYNLVNLFSGGALLQLTVFALGIMPYITASIILQLLVVVIPRLERLKKEGQAGQSKITQYTRYLTLGLAVLQATGIVALARSGDLLQGCTQPLLHDDGTATFLVMVVTMTAGTAVIMWLGELITERGIGNGMSILIFTQVVATFPATMWAVKNDKGWWTFAIVLVIGLAIMAAVIFIEQAQRRIPVQYARRMVGRKMFGGSSTYIPLKVNQAGVIPVIFASSLLYLPAMAAQFNQNAQDPPIWVDWINNYFVQGDHPIYMATYFALIIFFTYFYVSITFNPPEVADNMKKYGGFIPGIRAGKPTEDYLSYVLSRITLPGSLYLGLVALIPLIALALINANQNFPFGGTSILIMVGVALDTVKQIESQLQQRNYEGFLR, encoded by the coding sequence GTGCTTGGCGCGTTCGCATCAGCGTTCCGTACCCCGGACCTGCGCAAGAAGCTGCTCTTCGTTCTCCTGATCGTCGTGATCTTCAGGGCTGGGTCTCAGATCCCTGCCCCTGGCGTTCACGTTGCGAACGTCCAGCAGTGTCTTGACGCAGCCCAGACCGGTGACAGCGCCGGCCTCTACAACCTGGTCAATCTCTTCTCCGGCGGGGCGCTGCTGCAGCTGACCGTCTTCGCGCTCGGCATCATGCCGTACATCACCGCGAGCATCATCTTGCAGCTGCTCGTCGTGGTGATCCCGCGCCTGGAGCGGCTCAAGAAGGAGGGTCAGGCCGGGCAGTCGAAGATCACCCAGTACACCCGCTACCTGACGCTCGGCCTCGCGGTCCTGCAGGCCACCGGCATCGTCGCGCTGGCCCGCTCCGGCGACCTGCTCCAGGGCTGTACGCAGCCTCTGCTGCACGACGACGGCACTGCCACCTTCCTGGTCATGGTCGTCACCATGACCGCCGGCACCGCCGTCATCATGTGGCTCGGCGAGCTGATCACCGAGCGCGGTATCGGCAACGGTATGTCGATCCTGATCTTCACCCAGGTCGTCGCCACCTTCCCGGCCACCATGTGGGCCGTCAAGAACGACAAGGGTTGGTGGACCTTCGCGATCGTGCTCGTCATCGGGCTCGCGATCATGGCTGCGGTCATCTTCATCGAGCAGGCCCAGCGCCGGATCCCGGTCCAGTACGCCCGCCGGATGGTCGGCCGCAAGATGTTCGGCGGCTCCTCGACGTACATCCCGCTGAAGGTGAACCAGGCCGGTGTCATCCCGGTCATCTTCGCCTCGTCGTTGCTCTACCTGCCGGCGATGGCGGCGCAGTTCAACCAGAACGCGCAGGACCCGCCCATCTGGGTCGACTGGATCAACAACTACTTCGTCCAGGGTGACCACCCGATCTACATGGCGACGTACTTCGCGCTGATCATCTTCTTCACCTACTTCTACGTGTCGATCACCTTCAACCCCCCGGAGGTCGCCGACAACATGAAGAAATACGGTGGCTTCATTCCAGGAATTCGGGCCGGGAAGCCTACCGAGGACTATCTGTCCTACGTTCTGTCCCGTATCACACTGCCGGGCTCGCTCTACCTCGGTCTGGTTGCGCTCATCCCGCTGATCGCGCTGGCGCTCATCAACGCGAACCAGAACTTCCCGTTCGGTGGCACCTCGATCCTGATCATGGTCGGCGTCGCCCTCGACACGGTGAAGCAGATCGAGAGCCAGCTCCAGCAGCGCAACTATGAAGGGTTCCTCCGATGA
- a CDS encoding ATP-binding protein translates to MPPTPFAPPTPASLPISSTPALPPEDEDEAWPEIMEQFGLHLISLAEQMRISLDGLEADEDDPERLRKLYEVDHAVTRMRRASRDLRTLAGRAQDEMGGIDTSLLDIIRMALSSIERYNQVTIGRVSDLAVIGYAADDVSCLIAALLDNATKYSPGTVTVNVHLADAGDVLFRIEDTGIGIPERSVGRLNSLLAGPVVELVSKSGSHTGFPVVHRIARKYDIDVRLATRPAPGNGMIAMVTVPAQLLCEVPVAPIEPAELPRSSSASSVAVLPPAPRRRGPQQVSQPVSPSVSQQAAQPARLETRRSSLEPVEPMDSARRPSHRTNPLTDPLTDPFTDPHAEAQTGQHAVQQPVRRPGAQFAPAPGQEPSPDPSTDTLKTSIPLPGETGGADETNEASVPAEQSGPVESGALPRREPVSLRNKQPEAAVGPKTEDSSPEDQSAARRSFADDLDAFSLGS, encoded by the coding sequence GTGCCACCGACCCCCTTCGCCCCACCGACACCTGCCTCCCTGCCGATCTCCTCGACACCTGCGTTGCCGCCGGAGGATGAGGACGAGGCCTGGCCCGAGATCATGGAGCAGTTCGGGCTCCACCTGATCAGCCTGGCCGAGCAGATGCGCATCTCGCTCGATGGGCTGGAGGCCGACGAGGACGATCCTGAGCGGTTGCGGAAGCTCTACGAGGTCGACCACGCGGTTACTCGCATGCGGCGCGCCAGCCGTGACCTGCGTACGCTCGCCGGTCGGGCCCAGGACGAGATGGGTGGCATCGACACCTCGCTGCTGGACATCATCCGGATGGCGCTGTCGAGCATCGAGCGCTACAACCAGGTGACGATCGGCCGGGTGAGCGATCTTGCCGTCATCGGCTATGCCGCCGACGACGTCTCCTGCCTGATCGCCGCGCTGCTGGACAACGCGACCAAGTACTCCCCGGGAACGGTGACGGTCAACGTCCACCTGGCCGACGCCGGTGACGTGCTCTTCCGGATCGAGGACACCGGCATCGGCATCCCGGAGCGGTCGGTGGGACGCCTCAACTCCTTGCTGGCCGGCCCGGTCGTCGAGCTGGTCAGCAAGTCCGGGAGCCACACCGGTTTCCCGGTGGTGCACCGGATCGCCCGCAAGTACGACATCGACGTACGTCTCGCCACCCGGCCCGCACCCGGCAACGGGATGATCGCGATGGTGACCGTGCCGGCCCAGCTGCTGTGCGAGGTGCCGGTCGCTCCGATCGAGCCGGCCGAGCTGCCGAGGAGCTCCAGCGCGAGCAGCGTCGCGGTCCTGCCTCCTGCCCCGAGGCGACGGGGCCCCCAGCAGGTGTCGCAGCCCGTGTCACCGTCCGTGTCACAGCAAGCTGCGCAGCCTGCGCGCCTGGAGACACGGCGGTCCTCGCTCGAGCCCGTCGAGCCCATGGATTCCGCGCGGCGGCCCTCGCATCGGACCAATCCGCTCACCGACCCGCTCACCGATCCGTTCACCGACCCGCATGCGGAGGCACAGACCGGGCAGCACGCCGTGCAGCAGCCCGTGCGTCGGCCGGGGGCCCAGTTCGCGCCGGCGCCCGGCCAGGAGCCCTCGCCGGATCCCTCCACCGACACCCTGAAGACGTCGATCCCGCTCCCCGGCGAAACGGGTGGGGCCGATGAGACGAACGAGGCCTCCGTGCCCGCTGAACAGAGCGGACCAGTAGAGTCCGGTGCGCTCCCGCGCCGGGAGCCGGTCAGCCTGCGCAACAAGCAGCCTGAAGCAGCCGTCGGACCGAAGACCGAGGACTCCTCGCCGGAGGACCAGTCGGCGGCCCGCCGCTCCTTCGCAGACGATCTCGACGCGTTCTCCCTTGGTAGCTAA
- a CDS encoding roadblock/LC7 domain-containing protein, which translates to MESPVVPRDPKEFSWLIDNFASSTPGVTHALIVSSDGLPLIGAGGMSANVADPLAAMTAGVISLGNNIAREVGEPGCDQVMLKFHSGHFLFMGIGDLAGFAVLVGAGANLGVVAHKMAQLVDAVGHVLTPQMRDELRQMTVSSMAGERA; encoded by the coding sequence ATGGAAAGCCCGGTCGTCCCCCGCGACCCCAAGGAATTCAGCTGGCTGATCGACAACTTCGCCAGCTCCACTCCCGGTGTGACCCATGCGCTCATCGTCTCCTCCGACGGGCTCCCGCTGATCGGTGCCGGCGGCATGTCCGCCAATGTCGCCGACCCTCTTGCCGCGATGACCGCCGGGGTGATCAGTCTCGGCAACAACATCGCGCGTGAGGTGGGCGAGCCTGGCTGCGACCAGGTGATGCTGAAGTTCCACAGCGGCCACTTCCTCTTCATGGGCATCGGCGACCTCGCCGGCTTCGCCGTCCTCGTCGGCGCCGGTGCGAACCTGGGCGTCGTCGCCCACAAGATGGCCCAGCTGGTCGACGCCGTCGGCCACGTACTCACTCCCCAGATGCGCGACGAGCTGCGCCAGATGACGGTCAGCTCGATGGCGGGGGAGCGGGCGTGA
- the rpmJ gene encoding 50S ribosomal protein L36, producing MKVNPSVKKICDKCKVIRRHGRVMVICENPRHKQRQG from the coding sequence ATGAAGGTCAACCCGAGCGTTAAGAAGATCTGTGACAAGTGCAAGGTGATCCGTCGCCACGGCCGCGTCATGGTGATCTGCGAGAACCCGCGCCACAAGCAGCGCCAGGGCTGA
- the infA gene encoding translation initiation factor IF-1, which translates to MPKKEGVIEIEGTVVEALPNAMFRVELSNGHKVLAHISGKMRQHYIRILPEDRVVVELSPYDLTRGRIVYRYK; encoded by the coding sequence ATGCCGAAGAAAGAAGGCGTGATCGAGATCGAGGGCACCGTAGTGGAGGCCCTCCCCAACGCTATGTTCCGCGTGGAGCTGAGCAACGGACACAAGGTTCTCGCCCACATCAGCGGCAAGATGCGGCAGCACTACATCCGGATCCTTCCTGAGGACCGCGTGGTGGTGGAGCTGTCCCCCTACGACCTGACGCGCGGTCGGATCGTCTACCGCTACAAGTAG